From a single Nitrospirota bacterium genomic region:
- a CDS encoding M23 family metallopeptidase, with protein MNKYILFCIIALHSFAYPQFLYAKPPARVSMSSHSIKQGEILLVNVETNGGVSGISGKMFSQPVYFYRDSSGNNYKALIGIDMETKPDRYTLTLFIRDKEGKETTTKQRIRVIPANFRIQELTLPSEKVTLDGQTLKKVEIEKEKLGKVWIRLTGEPLWDGDFLQPVAGNMSDNFGLRRVINGEKKSPHTGVDVDAPEGAPVLASNSGRIAFIDDQFFSGKSLVIDHGLGLFTMYFHLSDILVKEGDPVKKGDAIAKVGKTGRATGPHLHWGVRLNGARTNPASLIRLSSP; from the coding sequence ATGAATAAATATATCCTCTTCTGCATAATTGCCTTACACTCTTTTGCATATCCCCAGTTCCTTTATGCAAAACCTCCTGCAAGAGTATCCATGTCTTCGCATAGTATAAAACAGGGTGAGATACTCCTTGTAAATGTAGAGACAAATGGCGGGGTTAGCGGGATATCCGGTAAAATGTTCAGTCAGCCTGTCTATTTCTACAGGGATTCCTCAGGCAATAATTACAAAGCTTTGATCGGCATTGATATGGAGACAAAACCTGATCGCTACACCCTGACGCTTTTCATAAGGGACAAAGAGGGTAAAGAAACCACGACGAAGCAGCGCATCCGGGTCATTCCAGCCAACTTTAGGATACAAGAACTGACACTACCGTCTGAAAAAGTAACGCTGGACGGGCAAACCCTGAAAAAAGTCGAAATCGAGAAGGAGAAGCTTGGAAAGGTTTGGATAAGACTTACCGGAGAACCTTTGTGGGATGGCGACTTTCTGCAGCCAGTAGCAGGAAACATGTCTGATAATTTCGGTCTAAGGAGGGTTATAAATGGTGAGAAGAAAAGCCCTCACACCGGAGTGGATGTTGACGCACCTGAAGGTGCTCCTGTTCTGGCATCAAACAGCGGCAGGATTGCATTTATTGATGACCAGTTCTTCAGCGGAAAGTCCCTCGTAATTGACCATGGCCTCGGCCTCTTCACAATGTACTTCCATCTCTCGGACATTCTGGTGAAAGAGGGCGATCCGGTAAAGAAGGGGGATGCCATCGCAAAGGTCGGCAAAACCGGCCGAGCAACCGGACCGCATCTTCACTGGGGGGTCAGGCTTAATGGTGCAAGGACAAACCCCGCATCACTTATCCGGCTGTCTTCTCCTTAA
- a CDS encoding YceI family protein, which translates to MKISRLYLVSLSIICAVLFSGAGTGRAEMARYNVDQDHSTIEFSVAHMVISKTTGRFTGYKGFIDMDPDAAKIKAIEAVINTASVNTNNEKRDSHLKDADFFNVEKYPTMTYKMKYTRKEGDKYIVIGDLTLLGVTKEITLTGKFNGIMADPWGNTRAGFTAEGKLNRKDFGMNWNKVLDSGGLVVSDEVSIKLEMECIKEKTAG; encoded by the coding sequence ATGAAAATATCAAGGTTATATCTGGTTTCCCTGTCAATCATCTGTGCGGTTCTGTTCTCAGGCGCCGGAACAGGCCGGGCGGAGATGGCCCGGTACAATGTTGACCAGGATCATTCGACGATCGAATTCAGCGTCGCCCACATGGTTATATCAAAGACTACAGGACGCTTTACAGGCTATAAAGGTTTTATAGATATGGACCCGGATGCCGCAAAGATAAAGGCAATAGAGGCTGTGATTAATACTGCCTCTGTCAATACGAATAATGAAAAGCGCGACAGCCACCTCAAAGATGCCGATTTCTTTAATGTTGAGAAATATCCGACCATGACATACAAGATGAAATACACCCGCAAGGAGGGTGACAAGTACATTGTTATAGGGGATCTGACGCTTCTCGGTGTCACAAAAGAGATTACCCTTACAGGAAAGTTTAACGGAATAATGGCAGACCCATGGGGAAATACTCGCGCTGGATTTACTGCAGAGGGAAAACTGAACAGAAAAGATTTCGGGATGAACTGGAACAAGGTACTCGATAGCGGTGGACTGGTTGTAAGCGATGAAGTCTCCATCAAGCTGGAGATGGAATGCATTAAGGAGAAGACAGCCGGATAA